The Schaalia dentiphila ATCC 17982 sequence CTTCGGTCGCGACCAGTTCCCGTGGGAGGCAACCAACCGCGTCGAACAGCTGAAGGCTGCGCTCGCATGAGCGAGGCAATGGAAGCCGAGGACTACCTGCCCTCGTACGAAACCGAGGATGCTCGCCGCGCGTGGCGCCGGCGCACGAGCCTGGAGATGATTGTTTCCGGCTTCATCGGCCTCGTCACGTCGTTCGTCCTCTCGATCGAGGCGTGGCAGCTCGCCGCTAACTCGTCGGCACGCTTCGGCTGCGATATTTCATCCGTCTTGTCATGTTCGGCGGTTGCGCAGACGTGGCAGGCACGGATCCTCGGCTTTCCCAATGCGTTCCTCGGCATCTTTTTCGAGGCTGTGGTTCTCGCTATTTCCGTCGCCATTTTTGCTGGCGTGAAGTTCCCGCGCTGGTACATGCTGGGCACGAACCTGCTGTACACGATCGCGCTGTTCTTTGCATTCTGGCTGTTCGGGCAGTCATATTTCATCATCCAGGTACTGTGCCCGTGGTGTCTGCTGATCACCCTGACGACAACGCTCGTCTTCGGAGGAATCACTCGCATCAATATTCGCGATGGCGTCATTCCAGCGCCCGAGGGACTGCGTCGTATCGTCGCCCAGGGGCTCGACTGGGCCCTGTGGGGTCTGATCGTCTTTGGCGTGCTCGCCATGGTGGTCGCGAAGTACGGGCTGAAGCTTCTCGGCTGAGAGCGGGACGCAGATGTGTGCTGGCCGTGATTCACTAGGATCATGACTTCCCAACAGGGCATGCTTGACGGTTTCGATCCGCCGCGGTCTTGCGCCGCGGAGATCGCTCGCGTGCTCGTTGACGTCGATCTGGCGCACATGGATCGGCCGCTCGACTACGTCGTTCCGGACAGGTTCATTGATGAGGCCGAGGTCGGCCGCGCAGTACGCGTACGGTTTTCCGGGACGCGCGTGGATGGCTGGATCGTTGAGCGTACACGTCGCGATGTGCTTGACGACGCCGCGCAGATCGAATCGGTATCGTCTGCACTCCCGGTGCTGACGCCTGCACTGTACGAGGCTGCACGTCGCATAGCGACGCGTTTTCTCGCAACGACCTCGCAGGTCCTGTCGCTCGCTATCCCACCGCGACATGCGCGCGGCGAAAAGACTGTCGTACAGGCACACGACTCGATGTGGCCATCCGTTGACGCTCCGACTGTTTCTGAAGGCTGGGCATCGTATCGTGCTGGCGACGCGTTACTTCACCGCCTTGCATCCGGAGAGTCTCCGCGTGCAGTC is a genomic window containing:
- a CDS encoding vitamin K epoxide reductase family protein; translation: MSEAMEAEDYLPSYETEDARRAWRRRTSLEMIVSGFIGLVTSFVLSIEAWQLAANSSARFGCDISSVLSCSAVAQTWQARILGFPNAFLGIFFEAVVLAISVAIFAGVKFPRWYMLGTNLLYTIALFFAFWLFGQSYFIIQVLCPWCLLITLTTTLVFGGITRINIRDGVIPAPEGLRRIVAQGLDWALWGLIVFGVLAMVVAKYGLKLLG